TTGTACTCAACTAACCCAAGCAAAGGCACAACCGCGGTTAAGTTTGGTGCATCCATAGTAATCACACCTCACTATGCTTTGCTCCACTAGTTGATTACTACTGTGACTATACATCAAGCATGTCATATCTAACCAGCTAAGCAAAACAGAAACAAAAGTGCAAGAAATTGGTATTACCATTACACATGATATACTTTACAGTGTACATACAGAAATTAATCAATCAAATATGAGTCCTTTTGAACATATATATATTTACAACAATTGAGAACTTATTACATAAATCACTCAGTATGGGGTCATGGCAACTATATTAGTCTCACTAACAACAAAAGGTCTTCTCTAGAGGGGGAGAAAAAAAAAAAAAAAAAAAAAAGGAGACTTCCAAGTGGCTAAAGTGGCTATGTTTTGCCTTGAAGCTTACCAGAAATCTATCTTTTTCATAAGGGTCCAATAACACACCAAGGTCTTCACCATTTCACCAAGTCGCAAAAGTGGCAATGTTCAGTATTATCATTCAGTGCAACATATCCCGGGAATCAGTTCCTTCCTGAGTTTTTTGACCCTGAACGAGATAAACCAATCCCTCTAATCACTTGACTTGGCGATCTGTAACCCATGAGTCGATGAAGTGGTGAGCTTGACTTTGGTGGCAGCTGGGACGATGTTCTTGCTGACATAAATCTTTCAACTGGATTCCTATCTTTGTTTTGAGATTGAGAACGTCTCAGAACAATCTCTTGTCTCCCTCTTGTTGGATTGTTTGATCCATATGACATGTTTCTCTCATGCACTGTAGTACTTTCAAGAGAGTTTGAGGGTGCTATATTTCCAGCATCTCCTGCCTCTGTAGAGCCACTTTTGCAGTATGAGAGTCCATAGCCATAATCATCAGAACACGACACAGGATCCGCATTTACACCATAACTGTGCTCCTCAACCTCACTTGGTGGAGGCCCTATAGCATCCACTTCATAAGGGAGAATGTGAGTTCTCTTATGGAGTGAAAACTTAAGCACCTTTGAGCAAGCACCACATTGAAGTCTATGACATTTCCTTTTGAAAAGCAGAAAATCTGCAGGTATCTGAAGTGGTTTAAAGCAGTTGTAACATATCAGGATAGGAGCTCCACCTGCTATTGGCCGGAAATGACGCTTAGGCATCTGTTGTTTCTCTCCATAATACTTCTTTACCTCAGGACTGTTGTGTCTCTGATCATCAGACATTGTTTCACTGTCCCACTGGCTTGAGGGATAACCAGGATGAAGCCTACGTAACCCATTAGTATTGCTCCGGATGGGTAGAGGCAACGGTGCTGAGAACTGCCTGTCTTGAGGATACTGGTGCATAAAGGAGGGATCAACTTGGTGTCTGCTTGTTGTTGCCTCACTAGAGAAAGGTATTGGTCTGTACTGACTTTGCTGCTGTGTATAATGGCTTCCCGCTCTGCTTCTTCTTAGATCCCTAGGATGATTTAGGCCATGGAAAAGCTCCTCCTCAGATGCCTCATAATTATGGTACTGGGGAATATGCTTTTCCTGCCGACTTGCCTGTACAATATTTAAATTGTTAACTTGGTTCTGCAATTCATACACCATTCTCAGAAGTGTCAACTTGTCCGCTGCAGCACTCACAGACCTGTCAGATTGATAGTCAGAATTACTTTGCAACTCATTGTGCATTTGATTTGCGAAGCGACCATTTCCATATCCACCTAGGGAATCTCCTTGAAGAGAAGCCATCCTAGACATATATTCATCCCTCTGCACTCTTGCATGATCTCGACTTGGATGACGTGGTATTCTAGGTGGCAGCATTTCATCTTGATCCCGGTTTCTGTATTTCATGGCATGACGATTCTTATCAGGCATGCTTAACCAGGTATTCCTAGCCTGATTTGGAAATTCAGAACCTCTACTCCCCATGCCTTCTGCAAGAAACTTTTTCCTTCTGTATCTTTCTTCATATTGAACCAAGTTCGGAGCTTTATAAGCATCTTGAAATGTATTCATATTATGGGTGTATAACAGATCATCTATACCATCATAAGAAGAGACACTTCCATCATAAGCATGATGGCTTCTAGTTGCTGGGGACTTCGACCTATCTCTTACTGCAGTGCTAAACTCAGATCTGGGGCTGAGAAAGTCTGTAGTTTCAATTTCAAATGTGCTTGAAGACTTCAGATGATCAAAACTTTTCGGAACATCATTATGCGGTTCCCTAAGCTGTTCATTAGGAGACGAAGTAAGGGTACCTGAAGAACTGCTCTCTTGTGCTGGCATGTGAGCAGTAACACCACTTTCACTTGTAGCTCCTGGATTGACAGCACTTGAATCAACATCCATGTTGAAGTCTACTATTTCATTTGATTGTTCATCAGGAGAAGATATAATGGGATCTGATGAAATGCTGTCCCTTGGGGGCATATGAGCAGAATATATTGAACTACTTCCCCTTGTGGCCACTGCATTGAGTCTGCTTGAACTCGTGGAATCAGAATCAATCTCCACCACGATGTCTACCTCTAGATTTGGTGCTAGAGGTAAACTCTCATCATCTTTCAATGCTTCTGAACTTGCTGCTGATATTGGTAATGACCCCTTGCTTTGACTACTTGCAAACTCCATTAATGAAGGAATTCCTCTGGAAACTCCAAGTGGCTCCATACTAGGGTCACCATAACCATTTTGATCAATGTGGTTGTTTTGGTTCTCATTTGGCAAGTTTAACACTCGAAGCTGCTCACCACCATAATCTTCTACAGATAATTTATCAGGATCCATCCCGTTGTTTTGAATTGAAGTGTCTTCACCTGATTCTGGGAGAATGACCTTGTGACTTGAGCTGCTAAATTCTTCATCTTCAGAAAACTTATTCTGATTCTTCTCATTGTTTTGATCCAGAAAGCATTCTCCCGAGTCAGGAAAAGTAACCTTTGGACTTGAGCTGCAAGATTCAATGCCTTCAGAAGACTTACTATCAACCCTCTCAATGTCTTGTTCCAAAGAGCTTTCTCCTAAGTCAGGAGTTATAGCCTTTGGACATGAGCTGATAGATTCAATTATTATTGAAGACTTACTTTCATCCCTCTCATGGCTTCGTTCCAAAGAATATTCACCTGAGTCAGGAGCCTTGGCCTTTGGACTTGAGCTGCTAGATTCAATACCATCTGAAGAATTACTCCCATCCCTCTCATGCCTTCTTTCCAAAGAGCATTCTCCCGATGCAGGAACTGAAGCCTTTAGACCAGAGCTGCTAGATTCATTGCCTTCAGAAGACTTACTCACATTCCTTTCATTCCTTCTTTCCGGAGAGCATACTTCCGAGGCAGGAGCCTTAGCCTTTAGACTTGAGCTGCTAGATTCACTGCCTTCTGAAAACTTGCTCCCATCCCTCTCGGTGTTTCTTTCAAAGGAGCATTCTCCAGAAGACTTGCTTTGATTCTTCTCATCGATTTGGTCTGAGGAGCATTCTCCCGAGTCAGGAAGAGTTCCATTACAACTTGTGCTGTTGGATGCCTTATCTTCAGAACTGTGACCTAAATCACCCAATCCATTCATCCGAGCTGCCACTGTTCCATTTAAGCCAGTACTCCTGCTTCTCAGACCATTTAGACGATTTTTCGCTGCAATAAGGAGGAGGACTTGGATCAGAAACGCAAATCATGAATATAAAAACAACTGAGTAGCAAGAACTGAAAGCTATTATCCATATGAAGGCACACAGAAAAAGATAGTTTAATTTCTCAGAGTGCCAAAACCATAGACAGACATGATAGCACAAAACTAAACAGTTATAGTAATGGTAACTAAAACAACGTCCTAATCAAACAAACTGAGCAGAACGAAAGAAACAAATAAGTCCTTACAGACCAATACCACTTGTTTCTATCTTTAGGCTACAGAACCTAGAAAACTCTTAAGCTGAATTACCTCAAAACACACAGAGTAGTTTGAACTTAGTTGAAAACAAAGTAGATTGATTTACCTTGGAGAATAGCACCACATCCACCACACTTGTAGACCTGAAAATCTGGCAACTCCGGTAGAAGCAGCCGGCATTTAGGACATCTAACTAGTCGAACCTTCGTAGTGAACTCAGCAGCCATATCAAAAAGGACCAAACTTGAGCTTCCAACACAAACTCCCAAACTCAATGCTACACAATATCCAACACCATCTGCAATGTAAACACGACATGTAAGCAAAAGGGTTGTACTTAGATCTACACATGAGAGCACGGATTCAGATAAACTTGAGAGCTAAACAACTCACCCGAACTGAGAAAATGGATGATCCAAAGAACGCAGAGAAGTCTGAAGACGGAAATAGCAAGTGGTTCTTAGCGTTTACCAAAAACAGAAATGTCTGAGAAAGAGAGAGATAGAGGCAAGTATTTCTCTCTATGGGAGAGTTTGAGGTTTAGGGAGGGAATTGGAATTGGTCTTTTTGTCGTGGTGAGGAAGCTTCCAGGTCAAACCATGACCGTGAGAAACACGGGAAAGAAAGCCAAAGCCAATACAGACCAGAAAAGTGAGCTCGCCGCCGACCTTATTTATACCATCAGTCGTGACGTGTCTCCTCCAAGCTACTCCTCTCTACTCATCATTCAAAACTGGAACTATCAATCATACCCTCCCTGCTGCTTTCCTTCGTTGGCAGTGAAAGACCGTTACCCAAGTCAGCCACCCCCTCTTATCCCTTTCTTTCCTTATTCTAACTCCGAAAAAAAATTACCATACGTTAGTATATCGATACATTAAGACAAACTACTTGTCGTTGTAGATGAGCTAAAACTCGCATGAAATTACTATATTAATGTATAAGATATCAAACCGGTCTACTTGATGTATCGATACATTATCACGAATAAGATACGTCAGACAAACTACATGTTGTCGTAGATAAACTCGAACTCGCATAAAATTACTATATTAATATATAAGATATCAAACCGAGATTAAACCGATTTACTTGATGTATCGATACATTAACACGAACAAGCTCTATGGACTTATGGAGTAAAATTTGCCAAATTTGGAGTTTTAGAAACCCAGCTGTACAAAGTCAAAGATGGACTTATCTCCTAGCTGTCACAGACGTTAGACGTAACGTGGCATTCAAATTTTCCAGGTGATGCTAGAGGAGAGTAGGTGGTGTTTACTTTTTGAGATGGGTCCAGTTTGACTAATCGCAATTAACAAAGCAAAACCTAATCAGATTAGACTAATTATATAATAATTTAGCGCCCGAACAGACTGGTTCTTCCGCCCAGAAAACGACCTGGATTGCCAGATGACGACCTGGTTTCGCTGTCGTGACGCACATCAATAGCATTTCCGGGGAGATTACTGACATTTCATTCCAGTCAGGCCACACAAGTACAGTTCATTCAGCTTCACCTTCCAAGTCAAAGTCAGACATGTTATCTCAATCTTCCTCGTTTTCTTTCTCTTTCCCTATTCCTCTTCTTTATTCCTTGTTCTATTTTCCCAGTTTTTGCTTTGCTATACACGACTATGTTTTGTTGTCTTTCTTGGAAACTAAGCAATGTCTGTGATCTTTATCTCTTTTGAGGGAAGAAGCACGCTGGACATAATCATTGTGGAAGATGCTCCTAACAGCAATTGAAAGCTTTGGGGCTCCCTAATTGGTTAAAAAGGGTCCTAGAGACAAAGCATGTGTAATGTAATGTAATCAAATGCTTTTCCTTTGTTCTGTATAGAACGTTTTTCTTGGGTTGTATGATGCTTACAGATCAAGGACTTGGTCAAGGCTATGGATTTGTGGCGTTAGCGTGGGGATGAAGCATCAACCCCGCTTGAGTTTTACAGGTTATGACCGGGTCAAATGTGACGCCAGCTCTAAGAGTAAAAAGAAAGAGTTACTGAAGCTGTGGCTTGAGTCCTTGACAACTGACAGAGGACTTTCTAGTTTGAAATAGGAAGTCAAAAGCCTAGTGCATTGGCAGAGGTAGTTTTATTGCTCTTTCAAGAAGACCGAGTAAAACACTAAGACATACTAATATACTGGCACTAAATGCTGATGTGCAAATGTTTTTCAATTCAGAATATAGAAGAATAAGATGCAAACACAACAAGTATAAACTTGTATATGCCATTATGGATGGGTCTTTAACATGCACAATATAGCCCACAAGGGAAAACATTTGGTATCAAGATTACCTAAGCAGCAACACAATGTTTGATCTGAATTGATCACAGCCCTAAACAAGATAGGGTAACATCTGATTTTCAAGAACTGAGCAAAAGTTCTATCATAACAACACAAAGACATCACATCAGGCAAGAGATGAAACACATACTAGACCACTTCATAGACGAAGCTGATTTTATGTAGCAGGAACTGCTTGCCACTTGTGCCCTTTAAATGCTTGGTGAAGTTCTTTGTATCCACTCCTATAATGCTCCAGTGAGAAACATAGTTGTCGTATAGCCTCTCTTTTCTCCTCTGCCCCATCTGAGATTACAACTCTCTGCCTATTCACCTCTTCCTGCAACTC
Above is a window of Fragaria vesca subsp. vesca linkage group LG7, FraVesHawaii_1.0, whole genome shotgun sequence DNA encoding:
- the LOC101292071 gene encoding uncharacterized protein LOC101292071; amino-acid sequence: MAAEFTTKVRLVRCPKCRLLLPELPDFQVYKCGGCGAILQAKNRLNGLRSRSTGLNGTVAARMNGLGDLGHSSEDKASNSTSCNGTLPDSGECSSDQIDEKNQSKSSGECSFERNTERDGSKFSEGSESSSSSLKAKAPASEVCSPERRNERNVSKSSEGNESSSSGLKASVPASGECSLERRHERDGSNSSDGIESSSSSPKAKAPDSGEYSLERSHERDESKSSIIIESISSCPKAITPDLGESSLEQDIERVDSKSSEGIESCSSSPKVTFPDSGECFLDQNNEKNQNKFSEDEEFSSSSHKVILPESGEDTSIQNNGMDPDKLSVEDYGGEQLRVLNLPNENQNNHIDQNGYGDPSMEPLGVSRGIPSLMEFASSQSKGSLPISAASSEALKDDESLPLAPNLEVDIVVEIDSDSTSSSRLNAVATRGSSSIYSAHMPPRDSISSDPIISSPDEQSNEIVDFNMDVDSSAVNPGATSESGVTAHMPAQESSSSGTLTSSPNEQLREPHNDVPKSFDHLKSSSTFEIETTDFLSPRSEFSTAVRDRSKSPATRSHHAYDGSVSSYDGIDDLLYTHNMNTFQDAYKAPNLVQYEERYRRKKFLAEGMGSRGSEFPNQARNTWLSMPDKNRHAMKYRNRDQDEMLPPRIPRHPSRDHARVQRDEYMSRMASLQGDSLGGYGNGRFANQMHNELQSNSDYQSDRSVSAAADKLTLLRMVYELQNQVNNLNIVQASRQEKHIPQYHNYEASEEELFHGLNHPRDLRRSRAGSHYTQQQSQYRPIPFSSEATTSRHQVDPSFMHQYPQDRQFSAPLPLPIRSNTNGLRRLHPGYPSSQWDSETMSDDQRHNSPEVKKYYGEKQQMPKRHFRPIAGGAPILICYNCFKPLQIPADFLLFKRKCHRLQCGACSKVLKFSLHKRTHILPYEVDAIGPPPSEVEEHSYGVNADPVSCSDDYGYGLSYCKSGSTEAGDAGNIAPSNSLESTTVHERNMSYGSNNPTRGRQEIVLRRSQSQNKDRNPVERFMSARTSSQLPPKSSSPLHRLMGYRSPSQVIRGIGLSRSGSKNSGRN